A window of the Gemmatirosa kalamazoonensis genome harbors these coding sequences:
- a CDS encoding beta-N-acetylhexosaminidase → MAVWTNWGVTPWIFNADDRTIAFMQDVLTEVLGIFPSTFIHVGGDEAAKDVWKTDPGIQARIKQLGLKDEHELQSWFIKQMDGFLTAKGRRLIGWDEILEGGLAPGATVMSWRGMNGGIAAAQAGHDVVMAPTTYTYFDYYQTPNGPNRALEPLSIGGYLPIDTVYAFEPVPPVLDSVQAKHILGGQAQLWTEYIPTPKQAEYMAFPRLVALAEVLWTPRERKDFADFQQRLTRHFARLDALDVNYRRGP, encoded by the coding sequence ATGGCCGTGTGGACGAACTGGGGCGTCACGCCGTGGATCTTCAACGCGGACGACCGCACGATCGCGTTCATGCAGGACGTGCTGACCGAGGTGCTCGGCATCTTCCCGAGCACGTTCATCCACGTCGGCGGCGACGAGGCGGCGAAGGACGTCTGGAAGACGGACCCCGGCATCCAGGCGCGGATCAAACAGCTCGGCCTCAAGGACGAGCACGAGCTCCAGAGCTGGTTCATCAAGCAGATGGACGGCTTCCTCACCGCGAAGGGCCGCCGGCTCATCGGGTGGGACGAGATCCTGGAGGGCGGCCTCGCGCCCGGCGCGACGGTGATGTCGTGGCGCGGCATGAACGGCGGCATCGCCGCGGCGCAGGCGGGGCACGACGTCGTCATGGCGCCCACCACGTACACGTACTTCGACTACTACCAGACGCCGAACGGCCCGAACCGCGCGCTCGAGCCGCTCTCGATCGGCGGCTACCTGCCGATCGACACGGTGTATGCGTTCGAGCCGGTGCCGCCGGTGCTCGACAGCGTGCAGGCGAAGCACATCCTCGGCGGCCAGGCGCAGCTCTGGACGGAGTACATCCCCACGCCGAAGCAGGCCGAGTACATGGCGTTCCCACGGCTCGTCGCGCTGGCCGAGGTGCTGTGGACGCCGCGGGAGCGCAAGGACTTCGCGGACTTCCAGCAGCGCCTAACGCGGCACTTCGCGCGGCTGGACGCGCTCGACGTCAACTACCGGCGAGGTCCGTGA
- a CDS encoding beta-N-acetylhexosaminidase, whose protein sequence is MRHRLVLTLAITLSSTAAAQTPAADEATLGVIPRPRKLDTRPGAFTLGPRTVIWTDAASAATGRQLARYLEPGTGLTLAVRTGGAAPGANVIELHRDRALAKTLGTEGYRLSVRPGRVVARAANDAGLFYAVQTMRQLLPAAVLRDAPVPNVAWTMPAVEIEDAPRFQWRGAHLDAGRHFMPKEFVKKYIDLLALHKMNTFHWHLTDDQGWRLEIKKYPRLTEIGAWRAATPIGHMVRDTTQLTYSLVPHGGFYTQDDAREVVAYAAARHINVVPEIEMPGHARAPPSPRTRSSASRGSRWPCGRTGASRRGSSTRTTARSRSCRTC, encoded by the coding sequence ATGCGACACCGCCTCGTCCTGACGCTCGCGATCACGCTGTCGTCGACCGCGGCTGCCCAGACGCCCGCCGCCGACGAGGCGACGCTCGGCGTGATCCCGCGCCCGCGCAAGCTCGACACGCGCCCCGGCGCGTTCACGTTAGGCCCGCGCACCGTGATCTGGACCGACGCGGCGAGCGCGGCGACGGGGCGGCAGCTCGCGCGCTATCTCGAGCCGGGCACGGGACTCACGCTCGCCGTGCGCACCGGCGGCGCGGCGCCCGGCGCGAACGTCATCGAGCTGCATCGCGACCGCGCGCTCGCGAAGACGCTGGGGACGGAGGGCTACCGGCTGAGCGTGCGCCCCGGGCGCGTGGTGGCGCGCGCGGCGAACGACGCGGGTCTGTTCTACGCCGTGCAGACGATGCGCCAGCTCCTGCCGGCGGCGGTGCTCCGCGACGCGCCGGTGCCGAACGTCGCGTGGACGATGCCCGCCGTGGAGATCGAGGACGCACCCCGCTTCCAGTGGCGCGGCGCGCACCTGGACGCGGGGCGGCACTTCATGCCGAAGGAGTTCGTCAAGAAGTACATCGACCTGCTCGCGCTCCACAAGATGAACACGTTCCACTGGCACCTCACCGACGACCAGGGGTGGCGGCTGGAGATCAAGAAGTACCCGCGGCTCACCGAGATCGGCGCGTGGCGCGCGGCGACGCCGATCGGGCACATGGTGCGCGACACGACGCAGCTCACCTACAGCCTCGTGCCGCACGGCGGCTTCTACACGCAGGACGACGCGCGCGAGGTGGTCGCGTACGCCGCGGCCCGCCACATCAACGTGGTGCCGGAGATCGAGATGCCCGGCCACGCGCGCGCGCCGCCATCGCCGCGTACCCGGAGCTCGGCATCACGGGGCAGCCGATGGCCGTGTGGACGAACTGGGGCGTCACGCCGTGGATCTTCAACGCGGACGACCGCACGATCGCGTTCATGCAGGACGTGCTGA
- a CDS encoding endonuclease/exonuclease/phosphatase family protein, protein MTDRRWLSLGVALAVAACAPHPGGAPAGPAALRVATYNIEYGGGDLERTAAALRALDVDVAALQEVDVHWAARSAFVDQATTLGERLGMRVRFAPIYTLPGADSVPREFGVALLTRYAIVRWRNDSLTRLSTQDANAAPTRMPGLLDATLDVRGTPVRVLVTHLDYRADPRVRAAQVAELLAVLDESRAPTLLFGDLNAPPDAPELRPLLGRLRDAWPDSAGTGLTYPADSPTKRIDYVLLSPHFRVRSATVPAVRASDHRPVVVDLRLVGEHP, encoded by the coding sequence GTGACTGACCGCCGGTGGCTGTCGTTAGGCGTCGCGCTGGCGGTCGCGGCCTGTGCGCCGCACCCCGGCGGCGCGCCGGCCGGGCCCGCGGCGTTGCGCGTGGCGACGTACAACATCGAGTACGGCGGCGGGGACCTCGAGCGCACCGCCGCCGCGCTCCGGGCCCTGGACGTCGACGTGGCCGCGCTGCAGGAGGTGGACGTGCACTGGGCGGCACGCAGCGCGTTCGTCGACCAGGCCACCACGCTCGGCGAGCGGCTGGGGATGCGCGTGCGGTTCGCGCCGATCTATACCCTGCCGGGCGCGGACTCGGTGCCGCGCGAGTTCGGCGTGGCGCTGCTGACCCGGTACGCGATCGTGCGCTGGCGCAACGACTCGCTGACCCGGCTGTCGACGCAGGACGCGAACGCGGCGCCGACGCGCATGCCGGGTCTGCTGGACGCGACGCTCGACGTGCGCGGCACGCCGGTGCGCGTGCTCGTGACGCACCTCGACTACCGCGCGGACCCACGCGTGCGCGCCGCGCAGGTGGCGGAGCTGCTCGCGGTGCTCGACGAATCGCGCGCGCCGACGCTGCTGTTCGGCGACCTGAACGCGCCGCCCGACGCGCCGGAGCTGCGGCCGCTGCTGGGCCGCCTGCGCGACGCGTGGCCCGACTCGGCGGGCACGGGGCTCACCTACCCGGCCGATTCGCCGACGAAGCGGATCGACTACGTTCTCCTCTCGCCGCACTTCCGCGTGCGCTCGGCGACCGTGCCGGCGGTGCGCGCGTCCGACCACCGGCCCGTCGTCGTCGACCTCCGGCTCGTCGGCGAACATCCCTGA
- a CDS encoding Gfo/Idh/MocA family protein, translating into MPHDNPLTRRAFVVGSAGALAAAAPLPAMSWARVPRANARLRLGLIGAGGRGRYVMSFFQKDPELDVVAVCDVYDANRDQAIAKAPGARPYGDYRQLLDAKDVDAVLIATPDHWHAPIAVDAMRAGKDVYVEKPLAHSAEEGRRIVRAQKETGRVVQVGLQQRSGPHYLQAKQEYIDTKRLGKIVYVRTWWHGNAARVVRPPWTTQPAGLDWKQWLGPARARPFDPKMVVNWRSYFDFGGGTITDLFTHWIDVAHWYVGEDLPAAAGAMGGIYQYADGRDAPDTVNVLLDYPGGWSASFAASLAPGATGAGVELLGTEGTLYIDRGRFVYTPTQKDAPPVTVPWPGDQTEQHVANFLACVRSRGTPNSDVVSGYRSCLTTLLAKQSYVEKRRVAFDPARERASLSD; encoded by the coding sequence ATGCCGCATGACAATCCGCTCACGCGCCGCGCGTTCGTCGTCGGCTCGGCCGGCGCGCTCGCCGCCGCCGCACCACTCCCCGCGATGTCGTGGGCCCGCGTGCCGCGCGCGAACGCGCGGCTGCGGCTCGGCCTCATCGGCGCGGGCGGCCGCGGGCGGTACGTCATGAGCTTCTTCCAGAAGGATCCGGAGCTCGACGTCGTCGCCGTGTGCGACGTGTACGATGCGAACCGCGACCAGGCGATCGCGAAGGCGCCCGGCGCGCGGCCGTACGGCGACTACCGGCAGCTGCTGGACGCGAAGGACGTGGACGCGGTGCTGATCGCGACGCCCGACCACTGGCACGCGCCGATCGCCGTCGACGCGATGCGCGCCGGCAAGGACGTGTACGTCGAGAAGCCGCTCGCGCACTCGGCCGAGGAAGGCCGCCGCATCGTGCGCGCGCAGAAGGAGACGGGGCGCGTGGTGCAGGTCGGGCTGCAGCAGCGCAGCGGGCCGCACTACCTGCAGGCGAAGCAGGAGTACATCGACACGAAGCGGCTCGGCAAGATCGTGTACGTGCGCACGTGGTGGCACGGGAACGCCGCGCGCGTCGTGCGGCCGCCGTGGACCACGCAGCCCGCTGGGCTCGACTGGAAGCAGTGGCTCGGCCCCGCGAGGGCGCGGCCGTTCGACCCGAAGATGGTCGTGAACTGGCGATCGTACTTCGACTTCGGCGGCGGCACGATCACCGACCTGTTCACGCACTGGATCGACGTCGCGCACTGGTACGTGGGCGAGGATCTCCCCGCGGCGGCGGGCGCGATGGGCGGCATCTACCAGTACGCCGACGGCCGCGACGCGCCGGACACGGTGAACGTGCTGCTCGACTATCCCGGCGGCTGGAGCGCCTCGTTCGCGGCGTCGCTCGCTCCCGGCGCGACGGGCGCCGGCGTGGAGCTGCTCGGCACGGAGGGAACGCTGTACATCGACCGCGGCCGCTTCGTGTACACGCCGACGCAGAAGGACGCGCCGCCGGTGACGGTGCCGTGGCCCGGCGATCAGACGGAGCAGCACGTCGCGAACTTCCTCGCCTGCGTGCGCTCGCGCGGCACGCCGAACTCCGACGTGGTGAGCGGCTACCGCTCGTGCCTCACGACGCTGCTCGCGAAGCAGTCGTACGTCGAGAAGCGGCGCGTCGCGTTCGATCCGGCACGCGAGCGTGCGTCGCTGAGTGACTGA
- a CDS encoding PQQ-binding-like beta-propeller repeat protein, translating to MSRRIAFLLALPATVAAQPTVDWPVYGGSDDHTHYTTLGQISPANVKRLRVAWTYDTHDAFAGSEMQANPIVVDGVLYATSPKLRVFALDAATGKELWSFDPTHGAGPGSRLRHRGVVVTGDRVLVNFRNRLYALDRRTGKPIPTFGDSGWVDLRAGLGRPVDGLSVGASTPGVVFEDLLIMGSTVPEQLPSAPGDIRAYDVKTGALRWSFHTIPHPGEPGYDTWPTDAWQTAGGANAWAGVTLDAGRGIVFAATGSASYDFWGGARLGDDLFANSVIALDARTGRRVWHQQILKHDLWDRDLPAAPVLVTVRRGGRRVDAVAQITKTGHVWVLDRDTGAPLFPVEERAMPTATLPGDRAAPTQRFPVSPPPFTRQALTERDLTTRTPAAHAAALRTFRAYGTAHPFDPPNERGTIIYPGVDGGGEWGGPAFDPETGLLYVNANEMAWVLKLVPRSDRSLYAANCAGCHGDRRQGSAMAPSLVDVGARRTREQILQIVREGTGRMPAFGAAMDGRAMNDIVSYLLTGHDASAAAGPDPFGVPWRTAYFDIFLDPDGYPAIAPPWGTLTAIDLNAGTIRWRIPFGTYPKLAAHGLTSTGTDNYGGAIVTANGLLLIGATTYDDTFRAFDKRTGKLLWSATLPAAGNATPSTYVVNGRQYVVIACGGGKNGAPSGGTYVAFVLPDR from the coding sequence ATGTCCCGCCGCATCGCCTTCCTTCTCGCGCTACCGGCCACCGTGGCCGCCCAGCCCACCGTCGACTGGCCCGTCTACGGCGGCTCCGACGACCACACGCACTACACGACGTTAGGCCAGATCTCGCCCGCGAACGTGAAGCGGCTGCGCGTGGCGTGGACGTACGACACGCACGACGCGTTCGCCGGATCCGAGATGCAGGCGAACCCCATCGTCGTCGACGGCGTGCTGTACGCGACGTCGCCGAAGCTGCGCGTCTTCGCGCTCGACGCGGCGACGGGCAAGGAGCTGTGGTCGTTCGACCCGACGCACGGCGCCGGCCCCGGATCGCGGCTGCGCCACCGCGGCGTCGTCGTGACCGGCGACCGCGTGCTCGTGAACTTCCGCAACCGGCTCTACGCGCTCGACCGGCGCACGGGCAAGCCGATCCCCACGTTCGGCGACAGCGGCTGGGTCGACCTGCGCGCGGGGCTCGGCCGCCCGGTCGACGGGCTCTCGGTCGGCGCGAGCACGCCGGGCGTCGTGTTCGAGGACCTGCTCATCATGGGGAGCACCGTGCCCGAGCAGCTCCCGAGCGCGCCCGGCGACATCCGCGCCTACGACGTGAAGACCGGCGCGCTGCGGTGGAGCTTCCACACGATCCCGCATCCCGGAGAGCCCGGGTACGACACGTGGCCCACCGACGCGTGGCAGACCGCCGGCGGCGCGAACGCGTGGGCGGGCGTCACGCTCGACGCGGGTCGCGGCATCGTGTTCGCCGCCACCGGCTCCGCGTCGTACGACTTCTGGGGCGGCGCGCGGCTCGGCGACGATCTGTTCGCGAACAGCGTCATCGCGCTCGACGCGCGCACGGGGCGCCGGGTGTGGCACCAGCAGATCCTGAAGCACGACCTGTGGGACCGCGACCTCCCCGCGGCGCCGGTGCTCGTCACCGTTAGGCGCGGCGGCCGACGCGTCGACGCCGTGGCGCAGATCACGAAGACGGGGCACGTCTGGGTGCTCGACCGCGACACCGGCGCGCCGCTGTTCCCGGTCGAGGAGCGCGCGATGCCGACGGCGACGCTCCCCGGCGACCGCGCCGCGCCGACGCAGCGCTTTCCCGTCTCGCCGCCGCCGTTCACGCGGCAGGCGCTCACGGAGCGCGACCTCACCACGCGCACGCCGGCCGCGCATGCCGCGGCGCTGCGGACGTTCCGCGCCTACGGCACCGCGCACCCGTTCGACCCGCCTAACGAGCGGGGCACCATCATCTACCCCGGCGTCGACGGCGGCGGCGAGTGGGGCGGCCCGGCGTTCGATCCCGAGACCGGGCTGCTCTACGTGAACGCGAACGAGATGGCGTGGGTGCTGAAGCTCGTGCCGCGCAGCGACCGGTCGCTCTACGCCGCGAACTGCGCCGGCTGCCACGGCGACCGCCGCCAGGGCTCCGCGATGGCGCCGTCCCTCGTCGACGTCGGCGCGCGGCGCACGCGCGAGCAGATCCTGCAGATCGTGCGCGAGGGCACCGGCCGCATGCCGGCGTTCGGCGCGGCGATGGACGGCCGCGCGATGAACGACATCGTGAGCTACCTGCTCACCGGCCACGATGCGTCGGCCGCCGCGGGCCCGGATCCGTTCGGCGTGCCGTGGCGCACGGCGTACTTCGACATCTTCCTCGACCCCGACGGCTATCCCGCCATCGCGCCGCCGTGGGGCACGCTCACGGCGATCGATCTGAACGCGGGCACGATCCGCTGGCGGATCCCGTTCGGCACGTACCCCAAGCTCGCCGCGCACGGCCTGACGAGCACCGGCACCGACAACTACGGCGGCGCGATCGTCACGGCGAACGGCCTGCTGCTCATCGGCGCGACGACGTACGACGACACGTTCCGCGCGTTCGACAAGCGCACCGGAAAGCTCCTCTGGTCGGCGACGCTGCCCGCGGCGGGGAACGCGACCCCGTCGACGTACGTGGTGAACGGCAGGCAGTACGTCGTCATCGCCTGCGGCGGCGGCAAGAACGGCGCGCCGAGCGGCGGCACGTACGTCGCGTTCGTGCTGCCGGACCGTTAG
- a CDS encoding L,D-transpeptidase — MHLHRPTFALTLLAAATIAGSAAFTRPDAPDDGGLALSASLAERKLYIHDGAGTLAFDVAVGKDAKPTPTGTFTIRKIVWNPAWVPPDEKWARGRAPQPPGAAKNPMKVVKIFFQEPDYYIHGTDDVESLGAAASHGCLRMHPDDAYRVARYLMEHGGQPRDESWFARVWHLRSETKTVYLDNPVPLTIGD; from the coding sequence ATGCATCTCCACCGCCCGACGTTCGCCCTCACGCTCCTCGCCGCGGCCACGATCGCCGGCTCCGCGGCCTTCACGCGCCCGGATGCGCCCGACGATGGCGGGCTCGCGCTCAGTGCGAGCCTGGCCGAGCGCAAGCTCTACATCCACGACGGCGCGGGCACGCTCGCGTTCGACGTCGCCGTCGGGAAGGACGCCAAGCCGACGCCGACCGGCACGTTCACGATCCGCAAGATCGTGTGGAATCCCGCGTGGGTGCCGCCCGACGAGAAGTGGGCGCGTGGCAGGGCCCCGCAGCCGCCCGGGGCGGCGAAGAACCCCATGAAGGTCGTGAAGATCTTCTTCCAGGAGCCGGACTACTACATCCACGGCACCGACGACGTGGAGAGCCTCGGCGCCGCCGCCTCGCACGGGTGCCTGCGCATGCACCCCGACGACGCGTACCGCGTCGCGCGCTACCTCATGGAGCACGGCGGGCAGCCGCGCGACGAGAGCTGGTTCGCGCGCGTCTGGCACCTCCGCAGCGAGACGAAGACGGTCTATCTCGACAACCCCGTCCCGCTGACGATCGGCGACTGA
- a CDS encoding Na+/H+ antiporter — MPHFPPIVLAIAFAAVVVAVTAIARRLPVPVPILQVGAGFLVGLLAPEMSVPQLEPDLVFFVFLPPVLWAAAFFTSLRDFNRARRPIALLAIGLVLATSVAVAVAARSLFPGMPWAVAVALGAIVSPPDAVAAAAIVSRLPVPRRVVVILEGESLVNDASALILYRSAVAAAVTGAFSWGESVVRFFVDAAVGVAIGVLVAWLVLRAMKLTRDVLAETLLTLAAPYVAWLTAETLHVSAVLACVAGGVYLRRHFSTAVAPLSRLQNRFIWDLVVFVLNATIFLFLGVEFRAALRAVPGGSLAALVRAGVVIGAVAIVVRLLWVPIATWLPRILSAHIRRDEPAPLRRSVFLVAWTSMRGIVSLATALALPRLLASGAPFPFREEIVVVTMCVIVLTLVVQGLTLAPIIRAFRFTPEQTHHTEARLARLEAARRGAEALDDLSRESWVDARDVEWLRNELRDRVRLLEHHAGEPEGRRRLRSEMLRAERRMLVRLRNEGAISDDVLRDLEQELDLEAVRVGAGEAR, encoded by the coding sequence ATGCCGCACTTCCCGCCGATCGTCCTCGCCATCGCGTTCGCGGCCGTCGTCGTCGCGGTCACCGCGATCGCGCGCCGCCTCCCCGTGCCGGTGCCGATCCTGCAGGTCGGCGCCGGCTTCCTCGTCGGGCTGCTCGCGCCGGAGATGTCGGTTCCGCAGCTCGAGCCGGACCTCGTCTTCTTCGTCTTCCTGCCGCCGGTGCTGTGGGCGGCCGCGTTCTTCACGTCGCTGCGCGACTTCAACCGCGCGCGCCGGCCGATCGCCCTGCTCGCGATCGGCCTCGTGCTCGCGACGTCGGTGGCCGTCGCCGTCGCGGCCCGCTCGCTCTTCCCGGGGATGCCGTGGGCGGTCGCCGTCGCGTTAGGCGCGATCGTGTCGCCGCCCGACGCCGTGGCCGCCGCGGCCATCGTCTCGCGCCTGCCGGTGCCGCGCCGCGTCGTCGTCATCCTCGAGGGCGAGAGCCTCGTCAACGACGCGTCGGCGCTCATCCTCTATCGCTCGGCCGTCGCGGCGGCGGTGACGGGCGCGTTCAGCTGGGGCGAGTCCGTCGTGCGCTTCTTCGTCGACGCGGCGGTCGGCGTCGCGATCGGCGTGCTCGTCGCGTGGCTCGTGCTGCGCGCCATGAAGCTCACGCGCGACGTGCTCGCGGAGACGCTGCTCACGCTCGCCGCGCCGTACGTCGCGTGGCTCACCGCGGAGACGCTGCACGTCTCGGCCGTGCTCGCGTGCGTGGCGGGCGGCGTGTACCTGCGGCGGCACTTCTCCACCGCGGTGGCGCCGCTGTCGCGGCTGCAGAACCGCTTCATCTGGGACCTCGTCGTGTTCGTGCTGAACGCGACGATCTTTCTGTTCCTCGGCGTGGAGTTCCGCGCGGCGCTCCGCGCGGTGCCGGGCGGCTCGCTCGCGGCGCTCGTGCGCGCGGGCGTCGTGATCGGCGCCGTGGCGATCGTCGTGCGGCTGCTCTGGGTGCCGATCGCGACGTGGCTGCCGCGCATCCTGAGCGCGCACATCCGCCGCGACGAGCCGGCGCCGCTGCGGCGGTCGGTGTTCCTCGTGGCCTGGACGAGCATGCGCGGCATCGTGTCGCTCGCCACCGCGCTCGCGCTGCCGCGCCTGCTCGCGAGCGGCGCGCCGTTCCCGTTCCGTGAGGAGATCGTGGTGGTCACGATGTGCGTGATCGTGCTCACGCTCGTCGTGCAGGGGCTCACGCTCGCGCCGATCATCCGCGCGTTCCGCTTCACCCCCGAGCAGACCCACCACACCGAGGCCCGCCTCGCCCGCCTCGAGGCCGCGCGCCGCGGCGCCGAGGCGCTCGACGATCTCTCGCGCGAGTCGTGGGTCGACGCACGCGACGTCGAGTGGCTGCGCAACGAGCTGCGCGACCGTGTCCGTCTGCTCGAGCACCACGCCGGCGAACCCGAAGGGCGCCGCCGACTCCGCTCCGAGATGCTGCGCGCCGAGCGCCGCATGCTCGTGCGCCTGCGCAACGAGGGCGCCATCTCCGACGACGTGCTGCGCGACCTCGAGCAGGAGCTCGACCTCGAGGCGGTGCGGGTCGGGGCAGGCGAGGCGCGTTAG